From the genome of Alosa alosa isolate M-15738 ecotype Scorff River chromosome 20, AALO_Geno_1.1, whole genome shotgun sequence, one region includes:
- the LOC125285693 gene encoding proteasome subunit beta type-7-like yields the protein MHTCQYYYGCQWDDKSEATDGFTQFGYDGEDFIFRYKGQIGAHLILGGVDCTGSHLYTVGPYGSMDKKPYLAMGSGDLAALGILEDRFKPNMEMEDAKTLVRDAIHAGIMSDLCSGNNIDICVITREGVDYIRPYQESEYKDKRQRKYKYKPGTTPVLKENVIPLEIQLVEETVQRMDTA from the exons ATGCACACTTGTCAGTATTATTATGGCTGTCAGTGGGATGATAAGAGTGAAGCTACAGATGGATTTACGCAGTTTGGTTATGATGGAGAGGACTTCATCTTTAGGTACAAGGGCCAGATTGGGGCCCATCTGATCCTTGGAGGGGTAGACTGCACAGGGAGTCACCTTTATACTGTTGGGCCCTATGGAAGCATGGATAAAAAGCCTTATTTGGCCATGG GGTCTGGAGACCTTGCTGCTTTGGGAATACTAGAGGACAGGTTCAAGCCTAATATGGAG ATGGAGGATGCCAAGACTTTGGTGCGTGATGCCATCCATGCTGGCATAATGAGTGACCTTTGCTCTGGAAACAATATAGACATTTGTGTCATCACCAGAGAGGGTGTGGACTACATAAGACCCTATCAAGAATCAGAATATAAGGACAAGAG GCAAAGGAAATACAAGTACAAGCCAGGCACAACTCCTGTTCTGAAAGAGAACGTGATTCCCCTTGAAATTCAGCTAGTGGAGGAGACCGTACAGCGGATGGACACAGCTTAA
- the LOC125285880 gene encoding proteasome subunit beta type-8-like: protein MALLDVSGFKSQSELGAFRTESLQQWNRADHFTFGSKCQEFALPVGVDAVGFLKSCSGENGVSIDLNHGTTTLAFKFRHGVIVAVDSRASAGRYIASKDVNKVIEINPYLLGTMSGSAADCQYWERLLAKECRLYKLRDKERISVSAASKLLCNMMLGYRGMGLSVGSMICGWDKKGPGLYYVDDNGTRLSGRMFSTGCGNGYAYGVVDSGYHEDMTVEEAYELGLRGITHATHRDAYSGGVVNMYHMQEDGWIKVCQEDVSELIHRYRKGMF, encoded by the exons ATGGCACTTCTTGATGTCAGTGGATTTAAGTCTCAGTCGGAGCTAGGAGCTTTCAGAACTGAATCGTTGCAACAGTGGAACAGAGCAGATCACTTTACTTTTGGGTCTAAGTGTCAAGAATTTGCCCTTCCTGTTGGAGTAGAT GCTGTTGGATTTCTGAAGTCATGTAGTGGCGAGAACGGTGTGTCTATAGACCTGAACCATGGGACAACAACGCTGGCTTTCAAATTTCGCCATGGTGTCATTGTTGCTGTTGACTCTAGAGCCTCTGCTGGGCGCTACATAG CATCAAAGGATGTCAATAAGGTGATAGAGATAAACCCTTACCTTCTGGGGACCATGTCTGGCAGTGCTGCAGACTGTCAGTACTGGGAGCGGCTGCTGGCCAAGGAGTGCAG GCTTTATAAGCTCCGCGATAAGGAGAGGATCTCAGTGTCTGCTGCTTCTAAGCTGCTGTGCAATATGATGCTGGGATACAGAGGCATGGGTCTCTCAGTGGGCAGCATGATCTGTGGATGGGACAAAAAG GGCCCAGGTCTCTACTATGTGGATGATAATGGTACCCGCCTCTCTGGACGCATGTTCTCCACAGGATGTGGAAATGGCTATGCGTACGGCGTGGTGGACAGTGGCTACCATGAGGACATGACTGTGGAAGAGGCCTATGAGCTGGGCCTACGGGGTATTACCCatgccacacacagagacgcctACTCTGGAGGAGTGGTCAACA tGTACCACATGCAGGAAGATGGCTGGATTAAGGTGTGCCAGGAGGATGTGTCGGAGCTCATCCATCGCTACAGGAAAGGGATGTTCTAA
- the LOC125285692 gene encoding class I histocompatibility antigen, F10 alpha chain-like → MDELRKLWCGIGSLRWSVDRNRSWTESGNWHRNLHWAVHHSSSIVHSLKYFLTASHEVSNFPEFVTVGMVDGVQIYQYDSISKRGVGLGWISEDHQYWERETATSQGTEQSFKNNIGVAMSRFNQTGGVHTVQLMYGCTLNEKDPPQGYFQYAYDGMDFLSLDKKTLTWTAANSKAVPTKTKWDATGADARFQTNYLDNTCIEWLKKYLMYGKETLGRKDTPEVSLVQKDSSSSAVVCHATGFYPDGVMITWKRDGEEMQDDVAVGETLPNEDGTFQKRSVLTVSPEERKKSKYTCEVAHESGELIVKTLIVEEGHTLGIIIVCVIGALVVIGAIVGFAMMKKKDYKKAEQSDTDSDNSNPIARK, encoded by the exons ATGGATGAGCTGAGGAAGCTGTGGTGCGGGATTGGGAGCTTGCGCTGGAGCGTTGACCGGAACAGGAGCTGGACCGAGAGCGGGAACTGGCACAGGAACCTCCATTG ggcagttcatcacagttcatcaattGT CCATTCCTTGAAGTACTTCCTCACTGCTTCCCATGAAGTATCCAACTTCCCTGAGTTTGTAACTGTTGGTATGGTGGATGGGGTTCAGATTTATCAATATGACAGTATCAGTAAGCGAGGAGTGGGACTGGGCTGGATTAGTGAAGACCATCAGTACTGGGAAAGAGAGACTGCAACATCCCAGGGGACAGAACAGTCCttcaaaaacaatattggtgtaGCGATGAGTCGATTTAACCAAACTGGTG GTGTTCACACGGTTCAGCTCATGTATGGCTGTACATTGAATGAGAAGGATCCCCCTCAAGGATACTTTCAATATGCGTATGATGGAATGGATTTCCTGAGTCTTGATAAGAAAACCCTCACCTGGACTGCTGCAAACTCTAAAGCCGTTCCCACCAAGACCAAATGGGATGCCACTGGAGCTGATGCTAGATTTCAGACAAACTACCTAGACAACACATGCATTGAATGGTTGAAAAAGTATTTGATGTATGGGAAAGAGACTCTAGGAAGAAAAG ATACTCCTGAGGTCTCTCTGGTCCAGAAGGACTCATCTTCATCTGCTGTGGTGTGCCATGCTACTGGCTTCTACCCTGACGGAGTGATGATCACctggaagagagatggagaggagatgcAGGATGATGTGGCTGTGGGGGAGACACTACCCAATGAGGATGGAACCTTCCAGAAGAGATCTGTGCTTACCGTGTCGCctgaagagaggaaaaagagcaaGTACACCTGTGAGGTGGCTCACGAGAGTGGAGAGCTCATTGTCAAGACCCTGATTGTGGAAGAGG GACATACTCTTGGCATCATTATTGTCTGTGTCATTGGTGCTCTTGTGGTGATTGGTGCGATTGTTGGGTTTGCCATGATGAAGAAGAAAG ACTACAAGAAGGCAGAGC AGTCTGATACCGATTCAGATAACTCCAACCCCATTGCACG GAAATGA